The following are encoded together in the Juglans microcarpa x Juglans regia isolate MS1-56 chromosome 2D, Jm3101_v1.0, whole genome shotgun sequence genome:
- the LOC121248774 gene encoding pre-mRNA-processing factor 39-like isoform X5, protein MGDHDTAISETSAVMGYTSASYTSTDYSDANSNVVPDASAFPSKATGDFAAPAAIADINSTVPGGFDLGDGNIYGTDPNPILQEAHVSTAFEAEPAVGVANTSEKVTDPENAAIELSQAARNISSVDGSVGEMGTLAVENGNASDNMARAADEQQFDGFAMSAEEDRLWNIVRANSLDFNAWTSLIEETEKVAQENILKIRKVYDAFLAEFPLCYGYWKKYADHEAHLGSVDKVVEVYERAVQGVTYSVDIWLHYCIFSISTYGDPDTIRRLFERGLAYVGTDYLSFTLWDKYIEYEYMQQEWGRLAMIYTRILEYPNQQLDRYFTSFKELVGSRPLSEIMTAEEAATAAGGLSEDSVQANEGEVHPDATEQFPKPVSAGLTEAEELQKYIAVREEMYKKAKEFDSKIIGFETAIRRPYFHVRPLNVAELENWHSYLDFMEKEGDFNKVVKLYERCLIACANYPEYWIRYVLCMEASGMLDLANNALARATQVFVKRQPEIHLFAARFKEQNGDIPGSQDAYQLVHTEISPGLIEAIIKHANMEYRLGNLEAAYSLYEQAIAIEKGKEHSQTLPMLYAQYSRFVYMVSGNEEKAREILVQALEHVQLSKPILEALIHFEVIQSLPKRIDYLDSLVVKFIVPDLESPNVASPADREELSCIFLEFVNAFGDVPSIKKAEDRHAKLFLPHRSTSELKKRHAEDYLASDKAKIARSFSVPSPAQSLMGAYPNAQNQWTSGYGLQPQAWPPATQAQGQQWAPGYTQQQAAYSAYSGYGSGYTNPQTAASTPQTPSFGAYPSTYPAQAFPQQSYAQPTAAATLAAPAQQPAAVPQAYYGSYY, encoded by the exons ATGGGAGACCATGATACAGCCATATCTGAGACATCTGCTGTGATGGGCTATACATCTGCGAGTTATACTTCCACTGACTATTCTGATGCCAATTCAAATGTTGTCCCCGACGCCAGTGCTTTCCCATCTAAGGCTACTGGGGATTTTGCTGCCCCTGCTGCTATTGCTGATATAAATTCTACTGTTCCTGGTGGTTTTGATTTGGGAGATGGGAACATATATGGTACAGATCCTAATCCCATCTTGCAAGAAGCACATGTGAGTACAGCATTTGAAGCCGAGCCAGCTGTCGGAGTTGCTAATACTAGTGAGAAAGTCACCGATCCAGAAAATGCAGCAATAGAGTTGTCTCAAGCAGCTCGTAATATTTCTTCTGTGGATGGTAGTGTTGGTGAAATGGGGACTCTCGCAGTTGAGAATGGAAATGCTTCTGATAATATGGCGAGAGCTGCTGATGAGCAACAGTTTGATGGTTTCG CTATGTCTGCTGAAGAAGATCGACTGTGGAACATTGTGAGAGCTAattctttagattttaatgCATGGACTTCCTTGATTGAAGAAACTGAGAAGGTGGCACAG GAGAACATTTTGAAAATTCGAAAAGTTTACGACGCTTTTTTGGCAGAATTTCCTTTGTGTTATGGTTATTGGAAAAAGTATGCAGACCATGAGGCTCATCTGGGCTCTGTTGACAAAGTTGTGGAGGTTTATGAACGGGCAGTTCAAGGAGTGACATATTCAGTGGACATTTGGTTGCATTATTGCATATTTTCCATTAGCACATATGGGGATCCAGACACCATCAGAAG GCTCTTTGAACGAGGATTAGCTTATGTTGGAACAGATTACCTGTCGTTCACCCTCTGGGATAAATATATTGAATATGAATACATGCAGCAAGAATGGGGCCGTCTTGCTATGATTTACACCCGGATTTTGGAGTATCCAAATCAACAATTGGATCGGTATTTTACCAG CTTCAAAGAGTTAGTTGGAAGTCGACCTTTGTCTGAAATAATGACTGCTGAGGAAGCTGCAACAGCAGCAGGTGGACTTTCGGAGGATAGTGTCCAAGCGAATGAAGGAGAGGTTCATCCTGATGCTACAGAACAATTTCCTAAACCTGTAAGTGCTGGCTTAACAGAAGCAGAGGAGTTGCAGAAGTATATCGCCGTTAGAGAAGAGATGTATAAGAAAGCTAAAGAGTTCGATTCTAAGATCATTGGTTTTGAAACAGCTATTAGGAGGCCCTACTTTCATGTTCGGCCTCTCAATGTTGCAGAGCTTGAAAATTGGCATAGCTATTTGGATTTCATGGAAAAGGAAGGTGACTTTAACAAG GTGGTCAAGTTATATGAAAGATGCCTGATTGCATGTGCCAATTATCCTGAGTATTGGATACGGTATGTTTTATGCATGGAAGCTAGTGGAATGTTGGATCTTGCAAATAACGCACTTGCTCGTGCAACCCAAGTCTTTGTCAAG AGACAGCCAGAGATCCACCTTTTTGCTGCACGGTTTAAAGAGCAAAATGGGGATATACCTGGTTCTCAAGATGCCTATCAACTGGTGCATACTGAAATCTCTCCTGGTCTGATTGAAGCAATTATTAAACATGCAAATATGGAATATCGCCTG GGGAATCTAGAAGCTGCTTACTCCTTGTATGAACAGGCCATTGctattgaaaaaggaaaagagcatTCACAGACATTACCGATGCTGTATGCGCAATACTCTCGGTTTGTATATATG GTTTCTGGTAATGAAGAAAAAGCTAGGGAAATTCTAGTTCAAGCACTTGAGCATGTCCAACTATCAAAACCGATTCTTGAg GCATTAATACATTTTGAGGTAATTCAGTCCTTACCGAAGCGAATTGATTATTTGGATTCATTGGTTGTTAAGTTCATTGTTCCTGACCTGGAGAGCCCCAATGTTGCTAGTCCAGCTGATCGGGAAGAGCtatcatgcatttttttggag TTTGTGAATGCCTTTGGGGATGTACCATCCATCAAGAAGGCCGAGGATCGGCATGCCAAGCTTTTCCTACCCCACCGGAGCACCTCAGAGTTGAAAAAGCGCCATGCAGAGGATTATCTAGCATCAGATAAAGCTAAGATAGCAAGGTCTTTTTCTGTTCCTTCACCTGCCCAGTCCTTGATGGGTGCATATCCAAATGCACAAAACCAGTGGACATCTGGTTATGGTTTGCAGCCTCAAGCTTGGCCTCCAGCTACACAAGCACAGGGACAACAGTGGGCCCCTGGATATACGCAACAG